TGTCGCCGCTGGGTTTGATAAGGAGGGCACTGCTATTCGAGGACTTGGACAGCTTGGCTTTGGTCATATCGAGGTAGGTACCCTAACCGCACATGCGCAGCCTGGCAACGAGAAGCCACGCCTCTTTCGTCTTATTCCAGATGAGGCTGTTATCAACCGGATGGGCTTTAACAACGGTGGAGCTGCAGCGGCTCGGCCGCGTTTTGTGAAAGCTCGTGAATACGCGAGCCGCCCAATCGTTGGGGCAAACATCGGTAAGAGCCGAGTCGTTGATGTGGATGCTGCCACGGCCGACTACGTCACGAGCGCGGGTCTGCTTGCCCCAGTATCCGACTATCTTGTTGTCAACGTGAGCTCGCCAAATACGCCAGGTCTCCGCGGCCTTCAGGAGCTTGCTCAATTAAAACCGCTGCTTGAGGCGGTCAAGGCAACATCGGGTTCCACCCCACTACTCGTGAAGATTGCCCCCGATCTGGTTGACGCCGAGATTGAGGAGATCGCCAAGCTTGTGAGCGAGGTTGGTCTCGACGGCATTATTGCGACGAACACAACCATTTCTCGCGAGGGGCTTCGCACTGCCGCGTCAGTGGTCGAGGCGGCTGGCGCCGGCGGCCTCTCTGGCGCCCCGCTGAAGCAGCGTTCGCTTGACGTACTCAAGCTGATTCGCTCTATCGTTCCCGCTGAGCTCTGCGTCATTTCTGTTGGTGGTGTCAGCACCGCTGATGATGTTGCCGAGCGGCTTGCCGCTGGCGCGACCCTCGTTCAGGGCTACACAGCTTTTCTGTATCGGGGGCCGTTCTGGGCGCGGAGCATCAACCGCGGCCTTGACCGTTTGCTGAATTAGCCGCTGACACAACAAAGGCCCCGCAACGGATGTTTGAATTCAAGATGTTGCGGGGCCTTCGTTGTGTGTCGTGATTGCCTAGCTTGGGCGCTGTCCGCGCTTGACCTGAGGCTTGGGCAGTCGAAGTACGCGAAGCTGCAGGATGCGCATGGCAGCGTACCAGCGGTATCCGGGCTGTACTTTGTCAGCACCAAATTTGTCTTCGAGCTTCTTTTTCAGGCGGAATCCAACGATGATGACGTCAAGCACCGCAAGGAGCAGGAATCCCCAAATTACCAGCACGCTATACAGCTGCACCTGCGGGATCGGCACGAAGGTCATGAGGAGTACAACACCCATCATCGGGATCATGAACTCACCAAGGCTCGTACGTGCATCAACGAAGTCGCGTACCCAGCGGCGCTGAGGCCCCTTATCGCGAGGCGGCAGGTACCGCTCGTCGCCAGATGCCATTCCGATACGTGCGCGTTCGCGCTGTTCAGCCATTTTGGTTTTGTTGACGCGGGTCGCTTCTTTGCGGTCGCTCACAACGAGCGGACGGGCGCGGGCAGCCTGTTGCTCCAAACGGCTCGGAGTGGCATGCCCCTTTTTAGCTGGCTGGCCGGACTCCGTCTCTTCTGGTTCGGTCGCCGCAGCGTCGGGAGTCGTTTTGTTTCGTGCCACTGTTTTAATCCTCAAGTCTTGAACATTGTTCCTGTGTCCTTCAAGAGTACCCGCTCTTGTCCGGGAACATTCTCACGATTTCTTGTGTTGAAGCAGTTACAATCTCTATACGCGCACTACCGCGACCACCACGCGTGGTTTCGAGCGCGAATTTCACGCAACAGCCTAAGGAGTCGCCATGACTGAAACCAACACAATCGACACAGCAGAACACGGTGTTGGACTCAGCGATGCCGCGGCTGCAAAAGTACGCAGCCTGCTTGAGCAGGAAGGCCGCGACGATCTCCGTCTCCGCGTAGCAGTGCAGCCTGGTGGATGCTCTGGCCTGATTTATCAGCTCTACTTTGATGAGCGCTACCTTGACAACGATGCCGTTGTCGACTTCGGGGGAGTCGAAGTCATCGTCGACAAGATGAGTGTTCCCTACCTTGCGGGCGCAACGATCGATTTTGAAGACACGATCGAAAAGCAAGGATTTACGATTGATAACCCGAATGCCGCAGGAAGCTGCGCTTGTGGAGACTCATTTAGCTAAGAATTCGGCGTTTCGCACCGCACGTGTCAACACTCAGCCGTGTCACAGGGTAGGCTAGTAGGCGGTTAGTCATAGACTGACCAAACTTAGTTTGTCTCACGTCTGAAAGGCCTGCGGTGCGATCCAATCGTCGTCTGAAATGGGTGGCAGCCCCCTTAGCAGTGATGCTAACGGTGGTGCTTGCCGGTTGTACCCAACAACAACTTCAGGGCTGGATGCCCGGTGATGGTCCTGATACTACGAACCACACCAGCGGCATCATGGGCCTGTGGGTAACCTCCTGGATTGTGCTGCTTGGTGTTGGCGCAATCACCTGGGGCCTCATTATCTGGGCAGTTATCGTGTATCGCCGTCGCAAGGGCCAGACTGGCCTTCCTGCGCAGCTGCGTTACAACATGCCTATTGAGACCTTCTTCACGGCGGTTCCCCTGATCCTGGTGCTTGGCTTCTTCGCCTTCACCGCTCAGGAGCAGCAGAAGATCGAGGCTCGCGCCGATAACCCCGATGTTAAGGTCGAGGTTTTCGGAAAGCGTTGGGCCTGGGACTTCAACTACCTCGACGAAGACGTGTACTACCAGGGCATTCAGATTCAGCCCGACGAAAACTCAGACGTTCGCGGCGCTGTCGATCAGTCGACCTTCCCCGTTCTCCACTTGCCCGTTGGCAAAGAGGTAGAAATTGCGTTGGAATCCCGCGACGTCATCCACTCGTTCTGGGTTATCGAGTTCCTCTACAAGAAGGACATGATCCCGGGTAAGACCAACTACATGACGTTTGTTCCTGAGCGCATTGGTGAGTTTGAAGGCAAGTGTGCCGAGCTCTGTGGTGAGTACCACTCCATGATGCTCTTCAAGGTGAAGGTTGAGTCTCAGGAAGACTACGACGCCTACATCGAAAGCCTTCGCGAAGAGGGTAAGACCGGACGCGTTGGCGGCGAATACGACGCCAACTCCAACCAGCCTGGCGTTGGAGTTCCCACGAATGAAAGCCACGAGGACTAAGCAATGAAAAAAGGTAACATCCTCGTATCGTGGATAACCTCGACTGACCACAAGGTCATCGGGTACATGTACCTCATCACGTCGTTCATCTACTTCCTTATTGGTGGTCTGATGGCGCTTGTGATCCGTGCACAGCTGTTTGCCCCAGGACTTGAGATCGTCGCAACAAAAGAGCAGTACAACCAGCTCTTTACGATGCACGGCACCATCATGCTCCTCATGTTTGCGACCCCGCTCTTTGCTGGTTTCGCAAACGTCATCATGCCCTTGCAGATCGGTGCTCCCGACGTTGCGTTCCCTCGTCTGAATGCGTTTGCATTCTGGCTGTTCAACTTCGGTTCGCTCATCGCTGTAGCCGGATTCTTCACTCCTCAGGGTGCAGCATCCTTCGGTTGGTTTGCGTACGCGCCGCTGTCAAACACGACGTTCTCGCCTGGCGTCGGCGGAAACCTTTGGGTACTTGGCCTCGGACTTTCCGGATTCGGAACCATCCTCGGTGGTGTGAACTTCATCACGACCATCATCACGATGCGTGCCCCAGGTATGACCATGTGGCGTATGTCCATCTTCACCTGGAACGTGCTTGTCACGTCGCTCCTCGTGCTCATGGCCTTCCCCGTGCTCGCTGCGGCAATGTTCGGCCTCGCAGCCGACCGTATCTTCGATGCGCAAATCTATAACCCCGAAGCGGGCGGTGCCATACTTTGGCAACACCTGTTCTGGTTCTTCGGTCACCCAGAGGTCTACATCATTGCGCTGCCGTTCTTCGGTATCGTCTCTGAGATTTTCCCCGTGTTCAGCCGCAAGCCAATCTTCGGTTACAAGACGCTCATCTACGCAACGATTGCCATTGCGGCGCTGTCGATTACCGTTTGGGCTCACCACATGTACGTGACCGGCTCGGTTCTGCTGCCGTTCTTCTCGCTCATGACGATGCTTATCGCGGTGCCAACAGGTGTGAAGATCTTCAACTGGATTGGAACGATGTGGCGAGGTTCGATCACGTTCCAGACGCCAATGCTGTGGTCGCTCGGCTTCCTCATCTCGTTTGTGTTCGGTGGCCTCACCGGAGTCATCCTGGCTTCGCCGCCGCTTGACTTCCACATCTCCGACACGTACTTCGTGGTTGCCCACTTCCACTACGTCATCTTCGGAACCGTTGTGTTCGCCATGTTTGCCGGATTCTTCTTCTGGTGGCCAAAGTGGACCGGAAAGATGCTCAACGAGCGTCTCGGAAAGATCCAGTTCTGGATCCTCTTTGTTGGCTTCCACATGACCTTCCTCATCCAGCACTGGCTTGGTGTTATGGGTATGCCACGTCGTTACGCGACGTACCTCCCAGAAGACGGCTTCGACTGGATGAACCAGCTCTCAACCGTTGGTTCGGTGCTGCTCGGCATCTCGATCATCCCCTTCCTGCTCAACGTGTACATCACGCACCGTCGTGCACCGAAGGTCACGGTCAACGACCCGTGGGGCTACTCGCGTTCGCTCGAGTGGGCAACCTCTTGCCCGCCTCCTCGTCACAACTTCACCTCCATCCCACGTATTCGCAGCGAATCGCCTGCGTTTGATCTCAACCACCCAGAGATCAGTGGAGTGCGTCAGGTTGAGCCAGCCGTTTCGCCGAATGCCGAGCTGGTAGGAAAAGGAAACTAAGTCAGATGAAATCTAACGTTGTTATTCTCTACTTGCTCACGGTCTTCTTCCTGATCGTTGGTGGCGTGTATGCGTTCTGGACGATCCAGGCATACGGCCACCCAGAGTGGGCTGGCTCGACGGCCATCATCCTCTCGGCTGCGCTGACCGCTTTTGTAGGCTTCTACATCAGCCGCGTTGAGAAGTCAGCAGGTGGCGTACTTCCCGAAGACCGCCTCGACGCCGACATCGATGATGGAGATCCCGAGATTGGCGAGTTCAGCCCGTGGAGCTGGTGGCCGATGGTCCTCGCGGGTGCAGCTGGTCTTCTTCTGGTTGGCCTTTCGGTTGGCTTCTGGATCTCGTTCTTCGCGTTCCCGCTGTTGCTGGTGGCGCTCGTAGGCTGGGTCTACGAGTACTACCGCGGACACTTCGCCCGCTAGATCATGGCAGTCATTCGTCGTGGTGTAGCCGAGGACTCCTCTGCAGTATTTGCACTCGCTCGACAGTTCCAAACTGGCCGAGTGGCAATCAACGTAGATGAGTTTCAGATCGCGTTTGAAAATGTGTTGCGTCACCGTGACCAAGAGACCAACGTGCTCTATGTGGTTGAGAATGACGAGAAGAAGGTTGTGGGCTACTCGCTCATGTCAGTTTCTCGTTTGCTCCACGCATCCGGCCTCACGGCGTTCCTGCAAGAGATCGTAGTGGACGAGCACGCACGTGGCGAAGGCCTCGGGTCTGCTTTGGTCGACGCGAATGAGCAGTACTGCGCAACCCGCGGTGTGCGCCAGCTCAGCATGGCTACGGCTCGATCGGGTGAGTTCTACCATCGCCTTGGCTATGAGGTTGTGGGAGAGTACTTCCGTAAAGTTCTTGACATGGGATAACACCTGAGTCCACAAATGCCGGCTAGATCTTCGGATCTAGCCGGCATTTGTTGTTAAAACGATTCTCTGAGCGGCGCTCGTTGTCCCGTGCGGCCTGGCGCAGCTCGTCGTACAATCTTGTCGTTGGCTTGTTGGCTTGTTGGCTTGTTGGCTTGTTGGCTTGTTGGCTTGTTGGCTTGTTGGCTTGTTGGCTTGTTGGCTTGTTGGCTTGTTGGCTCGTTGGCTCGTTGGCTCGTTGGCTCGTTGGCTCGTTGGCTCGTTGGCTCGTTGGCTCGTTGGCCCGTTGGCCCGTTGGCCCGTTGGCCCGTTGGCCCGTTGGCTCGTTGGCCCGTTGGCGATGTGCAGGCTTGCCATGCCGCCATACTCGGGCTCTTTTGAACTCTAGCACCGACCTGTGGCGCGACCTGTGGCACGAGCGGTGGCACGAGCGGTGGCACGAGCGGTGGCACGAGCGGTGGCACGAGCGGTGGCACGAGCGGTGGCACGAGCGGTGCAGCGTCTGACTCGCTGTTACCGGGACAATCGTAACCGTGCGAGCCTCGGATTCTGTGTTGAGTCCGAACAGCCTGCAGGTTGAGCGTCCAAAACGTCCGGATGGCGCGTTATCCATAGATTCAAGACACGCCTTCCACCTCAGGTGCTTCCTTCATCAGTTGGTCCTGCTTCAGTTGCTCACGTGGGGGAGTAGTGACACACCCGGTGTTGGGGTCCAACTCAATCGGTCTGTGGTTGGTGTCGTGACCATCAAGACGCAACCGGCCGCGGCGACATCTGCGATGAGACACGAGATCACGCGTCAACGAATGCTTTGTACGACGCATCCGTGACTCACACGACGCACGACGTCTCCGCAGACGCTTGTGCGTTTTGAACGCGGGTGGGTGCTCAACAAACGATGACGGTCTCTAACGACGGATTCAATGATGGTTGCCCTCGCGCGAACGAAACACGTTCTGATACGCAGCCGACATCGGTATGTTGCGAAGCAACGAGAAGTTTGTGCTGCCCGGCGCCATGAACGAACCATGGGTGGGATAGGCCACGACGGCTTTGGGGGAGTTCTGGCGCGTCCCCAAGGTGTCCTGCGCGAAAGGCGATCGAGTTTGTAAAAGATGCTCTCAATAGCTTGGAAGTGAGCATTTTTTGAGACCTCGATCACTTGTCCACGTCTCCAAGGGCATAAGCGCGATCACTCGCGCAGGGCCCGGTTGACATGCCCAGAACCAATTGACGTGTCCAGAACCAATTGACGTGTCCAGAACCAATTGACGTGTGACGTGGCTCTGAGAACTTGAGCGGACGCAAGCGGAACTGCTTTCCCCGCGACGGGGAGAAGCACATATTGAACAGTCGGGCTTGAGAGTTAGCCAGAGGACCCGTCGCCCGCGCAAGGGGAGGTTTATTAGGCGCGGCGGTTTGAGTTCACGTCACTCTGACCCGTCGTCTCCGCAAGATAAGGTTTCTCATCCGCTCTTCTTTCGAGAGCCCAACTCGGCCGGATGAACCCTGCGGTTAACGCAGCTGTGGGGCTGGTTACGATTGCTCGTAACCAGCCCCACAGAATAACTACCGATGCCGGCGATGCGGCTTAGTGGTGGTTGTGGCCTTCTGCCTCGATCTCGCCCTGTGTGACAGGGGCAACGCGGTCCTGGAAGAACCAGCGCGAGAAGACGGTGCGCAGACGGTTGCCAAACGTGATCTTGCCTTCGTCGTTGGGGCGCAGTACGAGGGGCTTGTATTCCTCGAAGCTGACGAGTTCCCAGCGCTCGTAGTCGGAGACCGGCTTGTGAACCTCGATGTATTCGCCACCCTGCATGCGAACGATGCGTCCGGACTCGTAGCCGTGAAGGGCAATCGAGCGGTCCTTCTTCTGCAGACCAAGGCAAATGCGCTTGGTGATGAAGTAGGCAATGAACGGTCCGACGATGAGGGCGAACTGGAGGGCGTGGATAACGCCTTCCATCGACATCTGGAAGTGTGTCGCTACAAGGTCGGAGCTAGCACCGGCCCACATAGCAGCGTAGAAGGTAACTCCGGCTGCACCAATGGCGGTACGGGTCGGGGCGTTGCGCGGGCGGTCGAGGAGGTGGTGCTCGCGCTTATCTCCAGTGATCCAGGCTTCAATGAACGGGTACACCATGACAAGCACGATGAAGATACCGATCACAATCAGTGGGGCAAGGATGTTCCACGACCAGGTTCCGCCAAACCATTCGGTTTCCCAGTGGGGAGGTACGAGTCGAAGGGCGCCATCGGCAAAACCGATGTACCAGTCGGGCTGGGTACCTGCCGAAACGGGGGACGGGTCATACGGGCCGTAGTTCCAGACCGGGTTGATCGTGAAGAGTGACGCGATGGTCACAATCACACCGAACACGATGAAGAAGAATCCGCCGGCCTTTGCCGCGTAGACGGGAAGGACAGGGAATCCGACAACGTTGTTGTTGGTGCGGCCAGCTCCAGGAAACTGCGTGTGCTTGTGAACAACCACAAACACAAGGTGCAGCGCGATGAAGACAAGGACCAACGCGGGCAGCAACATAATGTGCATTGCGTAGAGTCGACCAACAATGTCGGTTCCGGGGAACTCTCCGCCAAAGACGAGGAACGAGAGCCAGGTACCTACAAGCGGGATGCCCTTGACGATTCCGTCAATGATTCGCAGACCGTTACCTGAGAGCAGGTCGTCGGGGAGCGAGTATCCGGTGAATCCTTCTGCCATCGCGAGGATGAAGAGGACAAAACCAATCACCCAGTTGAGCTCACGAGGTTTGCGGAACGCACCCGTGAAGAAGATGCGGAGCATGTGGAGACCAATGGAAGCTACGAAGAGCAGCGCTGCCCAGTGGTGCACCTGACGCATGAGGAGACCGCCGCGGATATCAAAGGAGATATCGAGGGTCGACGCCATGGCTACCGACATCTCCATTCCCTTGAGGGGAACGTAGGAGCCGTTGTAGTGGACCTCAGCCATAGAGGCCTGAAAGAACAGCGTGAGGAACGTGCCCGAGAGCAGAATTACAACGAAGCTGTAGAGTGCTACTTCACCGAGCAGGAATGACCAGTGGTCTGGAAAGATCTTGCGACCGAATTCCTTGACCGCGGCCGACACCTTGGTGCGGTCGTCAATGTAGTTGGCCGCCGCGCTGGTGAAGCGAACTCCACCCTGCTGGGGCGCCGTTGATTCGGTAGTGGCAGTTGCGTTAGCGGTACTCAAGACAGACGCTCCCAGAAGCTCGGGCCGACAGGCTCAGTGAAGTCACTCTGAGCGACCAAGTAGCCTTCATCGTTCACGGTGATTGGAAGTTGGGGGAGCGGACGCTTTGCCGGCCCAAAGATAACCTCGCAGTGACGGGTCACGTCGAACTGCGACTGGTGGCATGGGCAGAGCAGGTGGTGCGTCTGCTGCTCGTAGAGCGCTACAGGGCATCCAACGTGCGTGCATACCTTTGAGTAAGCGACAATTCCGTCGTATGACCAGCCCTTGCGGTTCTCATCTTCGATGAGGTCTTCAGGCTTGAGGCGCATGAGCAGCACGATGGCTTTTGCCTTGGCATTGAGCTTGTCGTGCTCGAGCTCGTTGAGTCCCTCAGGGATGACGTGGAAGACCGAGCCGATGGTGACATCTGAAGCCTTGATTGGTGTCCCGGAGGGATCACGGGTGAGGCGAACGCCCTTGTCCCACATGGTCTCCTTGAGCAGGGCAACTGGGTCCTGGTCGTGCGGCGCGAGGCTGCGCAGGAGGACAACGCCAGGGAGCGGGAAAGCTACAAGGGCGCCGATGAGGCTGTTGCGGATCAGCGTGCGACGTCCGAAGCCGGACTCCTCGTTTGCGAGGTGGAAGATCTCTGCGGCCTCTTCGCGAGTCGCGTCGTCTCCACGAACCGGGTGACGCTCGTCGATGCCTTCCTTGTCGTTCATGAGGGCCTTGCCCCAGTGGATGGCTGCAACACCAATTCCAAAGAGAGCCAGCGCCATTCCCAGTCCGACAAAGAGGGTGCTCATTCGCACCATTTCGTGGTTGCCGTTTTCAATCGGGAAGGCAATATATGCCGCGATGGCACCAATGCTTCCGATGATTGAGAGGAAGAAGAGCGTGAAGAC
The DNA window shown above is from Lysinibacter cavernae and carries:
- a CDS encoding quinone-dependent dihydroorotate dehydrogenase, which gives rise to MYGFIFRTVLSKMDPEKAHHLAHVVIKGLPTLGIGSIVHRFTRPRTDLSVQTLGLRFETPFGVAAGFDKEGTAIRGLGQLGFGHIEVGTLTAHAQPGNEKPRLFRLIPDEAVINRMGFNNGGAAAARPRFVKAREYASRPIVGANIGKSRVVDVDAATADYVTSAGLLAPVSDYLVVNVSSPNTPGLRGLQELAQLKPLLEAVKATSGSTPLLVKIAPDLVDAEIEEIAKLVSEVGLDGIIATNTTISREGLRTAASVVEAAGAGGLSGAPLKQRSLDVLKLIRSIVPAELCVISVGGVSTADDVAERLAAGATLVQGYTAFLYRGPFWARSINRGLDRLLN
- a CDS encoding DUF3043 domain-containing protein yields the protein MARNKTTPDAAATEPEETESGQPAKKGHATPSRLEQQAARARPLVVSDRKEATRVNKTKMAEQRERARIGMASGDERYLPPRDKGPQRRWVRDFVDARTSLGEFMIPMMGVVLLMTFVPIPQVQLYSVLVIWGFLLLAVLDVIIVGFRLKKKLEDKFGADKVQPGYRWYAAMRILQLRVLRLPKPQVKRGQRPS
- the erpA gene encoding iron-sulfur cluster insertion protein ErpA — encoded protein: MTETNTIDTAEHGVGLSDAAAAKVRSLLEQEGRDDLRLRVAVQPGGCSGLIYQLYFDERYLDNDAVVDFGGVEVIVDKMSVPYLAGATIDFEDTIEKQGFTIDNPNAAGSCACGDSFS
- the coxB gene encoding cytochrome c oxidase subunit II, which translates into the protein MLTVVLAGCTQQQLQGWMPGDGPDTTNHTSGIMGLWVTSWIVLLGVGAITWGLIIWAVIVYRRRKGQTGLPAQLRYNMPIETFFTAVPLILVLGFFAFTAQEQQKIEARADNPDVKVEVFGKRWAWDFNYLDEDVYYQGIQIQPDENSDVRGAVDQSTFPVLHLPVGKEVEIALESRDVIHSFWVIEFLYKKDMIPGKTNYMTFVPERIGEFEGKCAELCGEYHSMMLFKVKVESQEDYDAYIESLREEGKTGRVGGEYDANSNQPGVGVPTNESHED
- the ctaD gene encoding cytochrome c oxidase subunit I, which produces MKKGNILVSWITSTDHKVIGYMYLITSFIYFLIGGLMALVIRAQLFAPGLEIVATKEQYNQLFTMHGTIMLLMFATPLFAGFANVIMPLQIGAPDVAFPRLNAFAFWLFNFGSLIAVAGFFTPQGAASFGWFAYAPLSNTTFSPGVGGNLWVLGLGLSGFGTILGGVNFITTIITMRAPGMTMWRMSIFTWNVLVTSLLVLMAFPVLAAAMFGLAADRIFDAQIYNPEAGGAILWQHLFWFFGHPEVYIIALPFFGIVSEIFPVFSRKPIFGYKTLIYATIAIAALSITVWAHHMYVTGSVLLPFFSLMTMLIAVPTGVKIFNWIGTMWRGSITFQTPMLWSLGFLISFVFGGLTGVILASPPLDFHISDTYFVVAHFHYVIFGTVVFAMFAGFFFWWPKWTGKMLNERLGKIQFWILFVGFHMTFLIQHWLGVMGMPRRYATYLPEDGFDWMNQLSTVGSVLLGISIIPFLLNVYITHRRAPKVTVNDPWGYSRSLEWATSCPPPRHNFTSIPRIRSESPAFDLNHPEISGVRQVEPAVSPNAELVGKGN
- a CDS encoding cytochrome c oxidase subunit 4 is translated as MKSNVVILYLLTVFFLIVGGVYAFWTIQAYGHPEWAGSTAIILSAALTAFVGFYISRVEKSAGGVLPEDRLDADIDDGDPEIGEFSPWSWWPMVLAGAAGLLLVGLSVGFWISFFAFPLLLVALVGWVYEYYRGHFAR
- a CDS encoding GNAT family N-acetyltransferase → MAINVDEFQIAFENVLRHRDQETNVLYVVENDEKKVVGYSLMSVSRLLHASGLTAFLQEIVVDEHARGEGLGSALVDANEQYCATRGVRQLSMATARSGEFYHRLGYEVVGEYFRKVLDMG
- a CDS encoding cytochrome b — protein: MSTANATATTESTAPQQGGVRFTSAAANYIDDRTKVSAAVKEFGRKIFPDHWSFLLGEVALYSFVVILLSGTFLTLFFQASMAEVHYNGSYVPLKGMEMSVAMASTLDISFDIRGGLLMRQVHHWAALLFVASIGLHMLRIFFTGAFRKPRELNWVIGFVLFILAMAEGFTGYSLPDDLLSGNGLRIIDGIVKGIPLVGTWLSFLVFGGEFPGTDIVGRLYAMHIMLLPALVLVFIALHLVFVVVHKHTQFPGAGRTNNNVVGFPVLPVYAAKAGGFFFIVFGVIVTIASLFTINPVWNYGPYDPSPVSAGTQPDWYIGFADGALRLVPPHWETEWFGGTWSWNILAPLIVIGIFIVLVMVYPFIEAWITGDKREHHLLDRPRNAPTRTAIGAAGVTFYAAMWAGASSDLVATHFQMSMEGVIHALQFALIVGPFIAYFITKRICLGLQKKDRSIALHGYESGRIVRMQGGEYIEVHKPVSDYERWELVSFEEYKPLVLRPNDEGKITFGNRLRTVFSRWFFQDRVAPVTQGEIEAEGHNHH
- a CDS encoding ubiquinol-cytochrome c reductase iron-sulfur subunit — protein: MAQDAKNGSTDAVVAASGAGHADDGLSAGTAVIPADAIPNPGHPPHRKRVTDTNPKKEKRAERTVFTLFFLSIIGSIGAIAAYIAFPIENGNHEMVRMSTLFVGLGMALALFGIGVAAIHWGKALMNDKEGIDERHPVRGDDATREEAAEIFHLANEESGFGRRTLIRNSLIGALVAFPLPGVVLLRSLAPHDQDPVALLKETMWDKGVRLTRDPSGTPIKASDVTIGSVFHVIPEGLNELEHDKLNAKAKAIVLLMRLKPEDLIEDENRKGWSYDGIVAYSKVCTHVGCPVALYEQQTHHLLCPCHQSQFDVTRHCEVIFGPAKRPLPQLPITVNDEGYLVAQSDFTEPVGPSFWERLS